gattacaatctgcgttcaaatccttcataaattcttgaaaccacctcaatctagaggatgaaccaaccataaatcatctacggaagaaaagattgatgcatatagctattcacctgagaaactctcggcaactgagtaaacgtttaaaacatagctatgctaatttcttagtgttattattacccaaaataattttgcaatcccttctaaattagcaaattttgtcacagctccagcaagtcaactttgactgtttgttcgaaacaaccttattataatattgatttatatgtgtgctcttttattgttaccggggaaccttttattatattccaccatattaccagtagatgtatcagcaacctcgttgctccttggcttaaatctctccgacaaatcactatatttatctattgaagtcccatcatgtactcatccgcatcttgtaacaagaactgccataccaattaccggaaatcaacaaatctgtattgtgagtctcgcaacgtttccacaacaacagttatatgtatccatataacatttatctcttagaactatgatcttccattctgaaattctgaaaagcacacagtctgcgaattaatactctgaattttgaaaagttgaatgaagcaacaaaaactgtaaacgacctcaacagccaaaagttgatgataaagaattgtatgttggcaaagctcagaaaaagtttgaaactgaaaaactgattgagcaaactacgaaggagtctctgaacaaatctcaaggactaaacttgtacattaagaatcctgatgattctgtttatgatgaaatctttagcgaataccttgcttctgaatccaaactcttgcggacaaattttcttcaccatccttcgatattagaaattccaagatatcatcgtatctttcataataaatatcctccatatttctgaagatgttttcataactattcttatctgaaatcattaatctcttcgtgctatcagtgttacatcatatagaaactgttagtttctatattctgtaaacttttgagtttaaaatacgaatgttattgaagtaatgttgggaactgatgcatgagttagtataatataatgacacttgatcaacgtgattatattacagtaagtcatgccgagtttctaatggaatgtgatgattcacagatcataacgtcatcatgtgccatgttacataactctttcattctgcttaacttctgaacatatcaagaacatattatcttgatagttctatcttttctcttgaactctggtaatttaaccaattaagctcgtgctattacaatttctctcttagagcattagtcatgttcatttgaaacttcataacctacgaattctggactattattcgcttgacttaaagtcgggaaaagaagacaagagcatgaaactctgatatataagggaaaatacaaagccaacaacaataccgaaattacaaaccgtggatatcagtgcgtatagcaatataaagacacgggaggattataaatacaataatcactagagcatagtagaaataaacagattcttccagtgggagttggaaaagaaggacgatcattgcgatagtcagaatgagaacaaggattagaaccggattaagcatttttataatcttttgatatatgaactgagaaaaaaGGTATAGAAGCGGTGAGAGTAAtaaaacggaagaagttaatttataatggaaacatccgacacagtaatcgagacagatgaccgcatttaataatagagatcttaatttccataaattccgaataattagatcttatagatttccaagattttcttttaaatctcttgaattccggaattcaaacgtgactacgtcaaaagctaaggcgaaccTTTATTcaatcatttcactattttgtgatagcttcacttgtactcttcgagtaattgaatcatttatccatattactctatggtaataaaattctattttatcaactcatattcgtcatgaagacattcttattgttaaccatgacaaccacactcaaatttcgggacgaaatttctttaacgggtaggtactgtgatgacccggaaatttccgatcaaatttaaacttgaactttaaatgatttcgacacgattagcaaaatctgtaatgttgagtctcaacaatttttgaactgtgttcatgtattcatttaagcggtgactattttcgacgattcacgaacaattgttgttaataaatatgtatatatatatatataaatatatgtgtataaataataatgtgaaatattaaaatacaaattaatcagtagaactaaatgtgtaaaataatatataatataataaagtatttattaaaaagaatccatatataaacatatatgataactatacataatcattattatatgtatatggtaatataaaagatataaatattatgtgttgaaatttataatatctatctctATTATGAACTAAtgtaatatagtaaatagatatataataattatatatataaaacattagtaAGGTATTCATATATGATGTAACTAATATGTAAATACaattacataataatatatatataatgtgtaactattaaatattcagtatatgttattatataatatattatattacataattagtaataaataatatttagatattaaattaaattataaattaaaatatagttattaaaagtaatattattatcactttcaagattaatatcaacattagtacTTTTAAcatcattatattaaatatatatataacatatagatataccatttgatatatatataaatattaatattaatattaatattatcattattaattagtattattattattattattattatcaataataatattattaatatcattttgtaGTTATTGGCATCACTACTATTAATTATTAGTACACTTATCTTTATATTAAAACTTCaactaatcttattattaatattattattatagcagtattttcattactctttattatttagaaattattattattattattaatatgtttatagttattaattattaagagAATGTATAATGTATAAAAACAGATAGGTTACGCAGAGCTGTTATCCATCCCAATCTGATTTGTAATTTTTTCTTCATTTCTGTTGATAAGTTTGTTTCTGTCGACCACCTTCGCTAGCCAAATATCGATCGTACAATGTTTACTGCTCAAATTATTTCATTTATCATCTTATCATTTGTATATACTGCTACTATCTGTTGCTAATCAAAAAAGGAACCCAAAAATTAAGAACCACTTTGGTTCTTCTCTTCGTGAACCGTTTTAGACAACAGCTGCATCCCAACCAATTAACCAAATCTAAAATTGCAGTTTTGTTAAGAATTATCTaaccaaactatctgcaaaatttgatTACAAAATTCTTCATATTGggtaagaatttcgaagtcaaagttttattttcaaaagtcaacgaaTTTGTTCTTGCAAAAATTTGAGTTTGTTGTTAAGAATTACCTGCAATTAACGACCCCAATAGTTTCAAAAGGTGAATTGAAATTTATTTCGTTTTATAACTTCTGCCTAAAACATTGTTAATCTCCAAATCAAATTTTTTGTTTCTTTCTTTTTTTGCGAACAGCAGGTCgctgtatatttttattttttatttttttcgcgtTTTTTAATTTGTTATCCCATTTATAAACGATTAGGAACTAATTTAGTATCCTAAAATAATTGAATTAAATCACCAATTGTTAAAAATGGTGTATCTGGTCGACTTatatatgatgaagaagatgacacTGGATTACGGGTTATATTTTTTATTTGGGCGTAATAAAACAGAAATGGGAAGGCAGAGTAGTGGTTAAGAGGTAGtgacgggtttcgagaggtcttgggttcaatcctCACTtggtacattttttttttaaaatgggcTTTCCAAAGGTAGTtttcaaatttaaatttaaatttttattattattattattattattattattattattattattattattattattattattattatttttattattattattattataattattattattattattattattattattactgttattgttattgttattagttattaatgttattattagtaagtattactattattattattagtattgttaagttaactattatgattactaacatactaaaatttattaaatattagtaatatcgttataattacaattgttagtattattattattatcattgttgtaagtattattacgttaccactattattattaagatagttattataattagtatcattattattatcactattattattatctctaatattgtattaatatcaagttataattattattgttatttttactattaatattaatattattattattattaatataaagtattatcattaatattatcatcatttttattaatatgattatcactaCCATTATATTgaaactatttttttttatttatcaaaaattaacatttttaataaagttattataattattaaaatttcattcagattagtattattattatgaacaatattacatataacaaactatatttttttatataatactaaaacatatttttatatatatagatatattaatataactaaatgaataaatattaattattttcaatgtatatatatacaaaatagatatataacatataaattaagttataatatatataaacaaagtatatgtataaaataaatattaatattaaattcatataactataaacacataaatattatataattaataaatgaggtTATGAGTTTTCTATTAtaagttttaatagatatacaattgatataggtttgtgaatccgaggccaaccctgcattgttcaatatagtcatatgtatttttactacaaaatacattaggtgagtttcatttgccttttttaccctttatatttttttttgggctgagaatacatgcgcaatttttataaatattttatgaaatagacacaagtaatcgaaactacattatatggttgaatgatcgaagccgaatatgcccctttttgcttggtaacctaagaattagtaaaccgatctactaattgacgcgaatcctaaagatagatctattgggcctaacgaaccccatccaaagtaccggatgctttagtacttcgatgttgttttattatgtccgaaggatttcccggaatgataggggacattcttatatgcatcttgttaatgtcggttaccaggtgttcaatccatatgaatgatatttttgtctctatgcattagacgtatatttatgagaaatggaaatatgaaatcttgtggtctattaaaattatgaaataattatgttaaactaatgaactcaccaaccttttggttgacactttaatgcatgtctattctcaggtacgaaagaaatcttccgctgtgcatttactcattagagatattacttggagtcactcatgacatatttcaaaagacgttgcattcgagtagtcgagttcatcaagattattattaagtcatttatagttggatatattagaaaatggtatgcacgtcgtcaactttcgatgaaatgaaagtttgtcttttaaaaacgaatgcaatgtttgtaaaatgtattatatataggtcaagtacctcgcgatgaaatcaactattatgaatcgtttgtaatcgacatggacttcatccagatggattaggacgggtctctatagtATGCATGCATCATCCACCTGGTTTTCGGGATCCCACTCGCCCTGATTATGTATGTCTTCTTCATAAGTCGCTTTACGGACTTAAGCAGGCACCTCGTGCCTGGTTTCAGCGATTTGCTGGTTATGCTCAGCGTGTCGGTATTCAACACAGCATATGTGATCCCTCTATGTTAATCTATAAGCAGGTTTCATACACAACCTACCTTCTATTATATGTTGATGCTATTATCTTGACTGCATCAACTCCTGTTTTTCTTCAGCAGGTCATTGCATCTCTTCACTCAGAGTTCTCCATGACAGACCTTGGGCCACTAAATTACTTTCTTGGCATTTATGTTACACGCACCACTTCTGGGATGTATCTCTCTCAGAAGAAGTATGCCACTGAGATTCTTGAGCGTGCAGACATGGCTAATTGTAACCCCAGCAGAACACCAGTTGACACCTGCTCCAAACTCACAGCATTCAGTCCTCCTATCAAGGATCCCACCTTATATCGCAGCCTCGCAGGAGCCCTTCAGTATCTTACATTTACCTGCCCGAATATTTCATATGCATTTCAGCAGGTTTGTCTCTTTATGCACGATCCCCGAGAGACTCATCTTGCCGCTCTACGCCGTATTATGCGGTATGTTCAGGGTACTATTGATCTCGGTCTACAGTTGCATACCTCACCAACTACATCTCTGACAGCATACTCGGATGCCGAGTGGGCCGATTATCCGACCACTCGCCGCTCTACCTCTGGCTACTGTGTTTTTCTTGGTGATAACCTGTTGTCATGGTCCTCCAAACGACAACAGACTCCTTCCCGCTCCAGTGCTGAAGCGAAATATTGTGGTGTCGCAAACGCTGTAGCGGAGACATGCTGGATTCACAACCTTCTCCGTGAGCTACATTGTCCACTGTTCTCTGCTACTCTTGTCTATTGTGACAATGTTAGTGCTGTTTATATGTCTGGTAACCCGGTTCAACATCAGCGAACCAAGCATATCGAGATTGACATTCATTTTGTTCGTGACCTCGTCACAAAAGGTCATGTTCGTGTTCTTCACGTACCCTCCCGCTATCAGTATgccgacatcttcaccaaaggtctcCCTACTGCTCTCTTAGATGAGTTTCGCACCAGTCTGAACGTTCGCGCggctcccgctccaactgcgggaGGATGTTAGCCCACATTATATTTAGATGTAGGATATTATCTTTTATGTAAGCCCACATCTATAAGGGCCCATATTCTAGTATGTTCTTATTAGGTTTAGGTATCTTCTATTTATGCAGTAGGATTTCATTGTACATGATTATCAATCAATCTAACAAATCATTTGGGTTTACAACTGGTCACACCTATCGATCAACAAAAAAAAAACTACGAATGTACTTGTTTATTTGTTTAAAGCTTTTTTATTTTGTTCTTagaaattgtattattttttaaatatTAATGATCTAATTGTGTTTTATTTCTTCTCTGTTTTAATTTTTACTaacatattttaaattttaatttctataaaataaaaaagtTAACCCTGAACATTGCCATCCAGTCTTCAACTTTTCTAAAACTTAACAATGTTTATGAACTAGGCAACACGTCACCAGCTCTAAAACTTCTTactttaattaatataaaatataaatataaattctgTCTTATAATAAAAACTTTTTAAGAATTTTTATAAACATATAAGACTCTAAATAAAACATCACATATTTCAGTTATTTTTATGTCTTATGATCTTATCACGTTCCAAACTTACAATTGTACTTGTCCATAAttcttaaattatttattattttattatgaaTGAATATCGATTAAATAGGCCATGAAGAAAAGAATCTGACTTGAACTATGATGTTAAtgtcaacaataataatattaaacttTTTAACGCACCCACCAATCACCATCCATCCATCCTTACAGCTATATTCCAACACCCTTTTTACCCCAATCACCAAACACCCCCTTTCCCCTACTCTTATTTGCAGCGCgtatcatcaattcatcatcaacATGTATACAGTAACCAGTACTATTTTTTCACTAATTACGCATATAAGTTATGACATAATCTAATTTATTAAACACCTGATTGTTGATTATTACATTAGAAATCTACATAATTAAATTTAAACATCTaattaatcattttattataattatctaaaacgcataattaaattttaaaacgCAAAACGCACACTAAATATATTATTCCTTTTTACTTTTTTCACAACGTACCAACCACATACTATTTCATTGGTTCTAAATTTTTGATTAATTTAACTCATTGGTTACAAATGTTTAACCATAATTAGAAGCTAGGGCTATAAGCTTGAGACATGGTACTGAAGGATCTTTCTTCAAGACCGTTGAAATAAATTACACACCCTTAAATTGTTTAGTTATATATACTATTAACCATTTGAACCCGACAACATTCCCAAGCTTTAATAATCATTCTTGAGTTGGATTCTTTAATTATCACAATTGATACCCAAGTAAACCAAAAGTAAACTAATTGATGTGGTATGTTTCGAATATAGTTATACTTGTGTTCATCACACATAAATAGTACCGTGACCAATTCTCCTTTTCTTTAAAAATATAAaccgattttttttttttcaaatcataaCCCTACTAAAAATTGACACTTGAACTTAACGCTCGTTTGATTAATTGTTATTGTTGGGTACAATTTCATTTTCACAACGAATAATGAACGAAAATGTTGCATGTATATAAGTTCACGTGCTACTCATGTGCTACTCATTTAACAACTGaataattttaaaatataatatcaACTACACATATATTAGGCATGTTATTAGAAAAAGTATCAGACCCTAATAACATGGTACTTCGTAACATTTACCATCGTACAGTTAAGTGAAAGGCATATCGGTACGTGGACTACATGAGAAACAATGTTATGGGTAGTGTATCACGATCACTGTTGCACTCTCAGACATCACAAAATTTTTTGTTTACTATTGGAAGAGTATGTACAACTTCCCATGTACGATAAAGTATGAACAATTCTACAACTTTATTACATGGATTCTATTCCAAAATGATAGTATATCGACcccctttttcttttcttttttcccaCGTCTTTTATGGTAAAAAAAATATCGATTGTTTATACAATATATTTAGAAAATAAAACTGATTTCATTCAGCTTATTTGGCATCCTTTAAGGTAAATTTCATATGATCATGAACAGTGGCGGTACCAGGATTCCTTTTCATCGGGggcaaaaaaaattttttaaaccgtagcaatttttttgggcaaaatatggaggttttgggagaAAAAATGAAGGTTATTAGacaaattatggaggttttggggcaaaatttgaatgtTTGTGAGCAAAATctgaaggttttggggtaaaatttagagatttttggacaaaatttgaaggttttggggcaaaatattaaggttttggagcaaaaaaaaaattcaccaggggcaaagtcgaaaattccaaaatttttacactgaaaattggaaATCCACTGGGGGGCGGCTGCCCCCGCTTGTCCCTTCA
This genomic window from Rutidosis leptorrhynchoides isolate AG116_Rl617_1_P2 chromosome 2, CSIRO_AGI_Rlap_v1, whole genome shotgun sequence contains:
- the LOC139890168 gene encoding uncharacterized mitochondrial protein AtMg00810-like, translated to MHHPPGFRDPTRPDYVCLLHKSLYGLKQAPRAWFQRFAGYAQRVGIQHSICDPSMLIYKQVSYTTYLLLYVDAIILTASTPVFLQQVIASLHSEFSMTDLGPLNYFLGIYVTRTTSGMYLSQKKYATEILERADMANCNPSRTPVDTCSKLTAFSPPIKDPTLYRSLAGALQYLTFTCPNISYAFQQVCLFMHDPRETHLAALRRIMRYVQGTIDLGLQLHTSPTTSLTAYSDAEWADYPTTRRSTSGYCVFLGDNLLSWSSKRQQTPSRSSAEAKYCGVANAVAETCWIHNLLRELHCPLFSATLVYCDNVSAVYMSGNPVQHQRTKHIEIDIHFVRDLVTKGHVRVLHVPSRYQYADIFTKGLPTALLDEFRTSLNVRAAPAPTAGGC